One segment of Methylocella silvestris BL2 DNA contains the following:
- a CDS encoding outer-membrane lipoprotein carrier protein LolA: protein MTRTPAFVFAAFAGLASFGLHAEPAPATVKPAKPAAAAAPTKPFVPMDPLVAIQKANDYFNTATTMIGDFVQIGPDGRRAEGKIFVQRPGKLRFEYAPPATLEIVADGLSVAVHDRKTATKDVYFISQTPLKFLLKDHVDLNRDVKIVNVASDPSSVVIQVEDTATFGGTSEIKLIFDPAKFTLKQWQVTDPQGYETVISLFNIDLTKKPDPNIFQLTQERIPNTNN from the coding sequence ATGACGCGAACGCCAGCCTTTGTTTTCGCGGCTTTCGCCGGGCTCGCCTCCTTCGGCCTCCATGCCGAGCCGGCGCCTGCGACCGTAAAGCCAGCCAAGCCCGCCGCCGCGGCGGCTCCGACAAAGCCTTTCGTTCCCATGGACCCGCTGGTCGCGATCCAGAAGGCGAATGATTATTTCAATACGGCGACGACGATGATCGGCGATTTCGTTCAGATCGGCCCGGACGGGCGTCGGGCGGAGGGCAAGATCTTCGTCCAGCGGCCGGGCAAGCTGCGGTTCGAATATGCGCCGCCGGCGACGCTTGAGATCGTCGCGGATGGCCTGTCCGTCGCAGTGCATGATCGCAAGACGGCGACAAAGGACGTCTATTTCATCAGCCAGACGCCGCTGAAGTTCTTGCTGAAGGACCATGTGGATCTCAATCGCGACGTTAAAATCGTTAATGTTGCGAGCGATCCGAGTTCCGTCGTGATTCAGGTCGAGGATACGGCGACTTTCGGCGGAACCTCCGAGATAAAACTCATCTTCGATCCGGCCAAGTTCACGCTCAAGCAGTGGCAGGTTACAGATCCGCAAGGTTACGAAACAGTAATCTCTTTGTTCAACATCGATTTGACCAAGAAACCAGACCCGAACATTTTCCAGCTGACGCAGGAACGGATTCCGAACACAAATAATTGA
- a CDS encoding response regulator transcription factor, which produces MAQVMKILIADDDPDLRAALAEQLSLHEEFSAVHADSAQSALSASRQETPDLIIMDVGLPDMDGREAVKQMREEGFKNPIIMLTGQDSDWDTVQGLDAGANDYVIKPFRFAVLLARMRAHLRQHETNEEALFRIGPYTFQPGAKLLISEKGEKLRLTEKETAILRFLYRAGQSVVIREVLLREVWGYNSNVTTHTLETHIYRLRQKIERDPAKAQLLITEAGGYKLIP; this is translated from the coding sequence ATGGCGCAAGTTATGAAAATCTTGATCGCGGACGATGATCCGGACTTGCGCGCCGCTCTGGCGGAACAACTCTCGCTGCACGAAGAGTTTTCGGCAGTGCACGCCGATTCGGCGCAAAGCGCGCTGTCGGCCTCGCGGCAGGAAACTCCCGACCTCATCATCATGGACGTCGGCCTGCCGGATATGGACGGGCGCGAGGCGGTCAAGCAGATGCGCGAGGAGGGATTTAAGAATCCGATCATCATGCTGACCGGGCAGGATTCGGATTGGGACACGGTGCAAGGCCTCGACGCCGGCGCCAATGATTATGTGATCAAGCCTTTCCGCTTCGCGGTGCTGCTGGCGCGCATGCGGGCGCATCTGCGCCAGCACGAAACCAATGAGGAAGCGCTATTCCGCATCGGCCCCTATACATTCCAGCCGGGCGCGAAGCTGCTCATCAGCGAAAAGGGCGAAAAGCTGCGCCTTACGGAAAAGGAAACCGCGATTTTGCGGTTCCTCTATCGCGCCGGTCAGAGCGTCGTCATTCGCGAAGTGCTGCTGCGCGAGGTGTGGGGATACAACTCCAACGTCACCACCCACACGCTTGAGACGCATATCTATCGGCTGCGGCAGAAAATTGAGCGCGATCCGGCCAAGGCCCAGTTGCTGATCACCGAGGCGGGCGGCTACAAACTGATTCCCTAA
- a CDS encoding exodeoxyribonuclease III, translating into MSFSIATWNINSVRLRIDLVARFLNEHAPDLLCLQETKCRDAEFPLSAFHKLGYPHVEINGQKGYHGVAIASRLPLGDIDRRGFCEKGDARHLAVSFTPQGAARPVRLHNFYVPAGGDEPDPLINPKFAHKLAFLDEMAAWMHHGAIAASDAILVGDLNIAPLEADVWSHKALLRVVSHTPIEVEKFGVFQQAGPWVDAMRRYVPPEEKLYTWWSYRARDWALSGRGRRLDHVLVSESLAPRLGGMKVLTESRGWERPSDHVPVIVRFDA; encoded by the coding sequence ATGTCCTTTTCCATCGCCACCTGGAATATCAACTCCGTCCGCCTGCGGATCGATCTTGTCGCGCGCTTCCTGAATGAGCATGCGCCGGACCTCTTGTGCCTGCAGGAGACCAAGTGCCGCGACGCGGAGTTTCCGCTTTCGGCGTTTCATAAGCTTGGCTATCCGCATGTCGAGATCAACGGCCAGAAAGGCTATCACGGCGTCGCCATCGCCTCGCGCCTGCCTCTAGGCGATATCGACCGGCGCGGCTTCTGCGAGAAGGGGGACGCGCGCCATCTTGCCGTCAGCTTCACGCCGCAGGGCGCCGCGCGGCCTGTACGTCTGCATAATTTCTATGTTCCGGCCGGCGGCGACGAGCCGGATCCGCTGATCAATCCGAAATTCGCCCATAAGCTCGCCTTTCTCGATGAAATGGCGGCATGGATGCATCATGGCGCGATCGCCGCCTCCGACGCGATCCTGGTCGGCGATCTCAACATCGCCCCGCTGGAGGCCGACGTCTGGAGCCACAAGGCGCTGCTCCGCGTCGTGAGCCACACGCCGATCGAGGTGGAAAAATTCGGCGTGTTTCAACAGGCGGGGCCATGGGTCGACGCCATGCGCCGCTACGTGCCGCCGGAGGAGAAACTCTATACTTGGTGGAGCTACCGCGCGCGGGACTGGGCGCTTTCGGGCCGCGGCCGGCGCCTCGACCATGTCCTCGTCAGCGAAAGTCTCGCGCCGCGTCTCGGCGGCATGAAAGTGTTGACCGAAAGCCGCGGCTGGGAGCGTCCCTCCGACCATGTGCCGGTGATCGTCCGCTTCGACGCCTGA
- a CDS encoding cyclic nucleotide-binding domain-containing protein — protein MALEDDVAKLKRNATFAALEPDALRLLAFSAETKVLRAGDILFRRDEPSNCGFLLLSGSIALDPSGDGSAAARILRPPALIGEIALITETLRPATAIAREPSTVLRLSQQMFRRVLSEYPQSAERLRLALAARLAEFTAEIEKAWGAPSA, from the coding sequence ATGGCTCTCGAGGACGACGTCGCCAAGCTGAAGCGCAATGCAACCTTTGCGGCGCTCGAGCCGGATGCGCTGCGGCTGCTCGCCTTTTCGGCGGAAACGAAGGTCCTGCGCGCCGGCGATATTCTGTTTCGCCGCGACGAGCCGTCAAACTGCGGCTTTCTTCTCTTGTCCGGCTCCATCGCCCTCGACCCCTCGGGCGACGGGTCCGCCGCCGCGCGCATTCTGCGCCCGCCGGCGCTGATCGGCGAAATCGCCCTTATTACCGAGACGCTGCGGCCCGCGACCGCGATCGCGCGGGAGCCCTCGACTGTGCTGCGGCTGTCGCAGCAGATGTTCCGGCGGGTGCTCTCCGAATATCCGCAGAGCGCCGAGCGGCTGCGGCTCGCCCTCGCCGCGCGCCTGGCCGAGTTTACTGCCGAGATCGAAAAAGCGTGGGGAGCGCCCTCGGCCTAG